The Candidatus Flexicrinis affinis genome has a segment encoding these proteins:
- a CDS encoding phenylacetate--CoA ligase family protein has translation MTRLDERIHDLVTHAYANAPAVRLTFESAGITPADIRGVADLGKIPVTSKDQLVELHQNNPPFGGMLAVDPADLPRIYISPGPIFDPQPINPDGMEASLEAFRYVGFGRGDRVLNTFMYHLVPAGILLDDALRAVGATVVPTGPGNTELQILAMTRLGATGFVGQPSYLMTILDKCEEMGLAKNEVPIKKALFSAEPYTPTQKARFEGDYGMKTTSAYGTADIGLVAYTMDGVQGFVIMDSVHIQACDPQTGAPLPGGEVGELVVTVFNKAYPLIRFGTGDLGALAAEPDARTNGRQQLLGLFGRSGEAVKVRGMFLHPNQFRFALARFADTVKGGQAVITRPENRDVVTLRLEVEDPAGAAALEGAVRQAVEYAARLRVDVVEFVPLGTLEAGRTVVDLRTWE, from the coding sequence ATGACCCGGCTTGATGAACGCATTCACGATCTCGTCACGCACGCGTATGCCAATGCGCCGGCAGTCCGTCTTACGTTCGAGTCGGCCGGAATCACACCGGCGGACATCCGAGGTGTGGCCGATCTCGGCAAGATTCCCGTCACGAGCAAGGATCAGCTTGTCGAGCTGCATCAGAACAACCCGCCGTTCGGCGGCATGCTGGCCGTCGACCCGGCCGACCTGCCGCGGATTTACATTTCGCCGGGGCCGATCTTCGACCCGCAGCCGATCAATCCGGACGGCATGGAAGCATCGCTTGAGGCGTTCCGGTACGTAGGGTTCGGGCGCGGCGACCGCGTGCTGAACACCTTCATGTATCATCTCGTGCCGGCGGGCATACTGCTCGACGACGCCCTGCGCGCGGTCGGCGCAACGGTTGTCCCGACCGGCCCGGGCAACACCGAGCTCCAGATTCTCGCCATGACGCGGTTGGGCGCGACCGGCTTTGTCGGCCAGCCCAGCTACCTGATGACGATCCTCGACAAGTGCGAGGAAATGGGACTGGCGAAGAACGAAGTCCCGATCAAAAAGGCGCTGTTCAGCGCCGAGCCGTACACGCCGACTCAGAAGGCCCGCTTCGAGGGCGATTACGGCATGAAGACGACCAGCGCTTACGGCACTGCCGACATCGGCCTCGTTGCGTACACAATGGACGGCGTGCAGGGTTTCGTTATCATGGATTCTGTGCACATTCAAGCGTGCGACCCTCAGACTGGCGCACCTCTCCCCGGCGGGGAGGTGGGCGAGCTGGTTGTGACCGTATTTAACAAGGCCTATCCGCTGATTCGCTTCGGTACCGGTGACCTCGGCGCGCTGGCGGCCGAACCTGACGCGCGCACCAACGGGCGGCAGCAGCTACTTGGCCTGTTCGGGCGCAGCGGCGAGGCGGTCAAAGTGCGCGGGATGTTCCTGCATCCAAACCAGTTCCGGTTCGCGCTGGCTCGTTTCGCAGACACCGTCAAGGGCGGGCAGGCGGTCATCACACGCCCCGAGAACCGCGACGTCGTCACACTGCGGCTCGAGGTCGAAGACCCGGCCGGCGCGGCGGCGCTTGAGGGCGCGGTGCGGCAGGCGGTCGAATACGCGGCACGTTTGCGCGTCGATGTGGTCGAGTTCGTACCGCTCGGCACGCTCGAGGCTGGCCGAACGGTGGTTGATCTGCGCACGTGGGAATAG
- a CDS encoding AMP-binding protein, which translates to MAAVEKAHKTEPYFTVPYDKIEPIPADRDTTAKAFVVTARQMGDRVAMRKKRYGIWQEYTWSHNFKTVVDLSLGLTALGLKREDKVSIIGENDPEFYWAEYAIHAAGAISVAIFTDANLQELGYIVTHSDSVFLFAHDQEQVDKALALRDQLPNIRKVIYWDDRGMWNIDDPWLIRFEDVLAMGHKYGQEHPGAFEAMVAQGGPEDIAIFSYTSGTSGVPKGAMVRHRNLLYATWQTRETVPFTPEDDYVSFSPLAWITEQSLGVGAHALNGFKVNFPEGPETVQHDLREIAPSSLLFPSRLWEGLARTMQMRVNDSFWINRALFNRFLPIAYQVIDLEDERKPIPAHLKFLQWLGQVAVLGPLRDKIGMTRMRHAFTSGSALSPSVLRFFRAVGVELRSLYGSTEMQGATQHLVGRVKLATVGEPNPGVLVKIAEDNEIRVFSRTVFAGYYKMPDKTEEAFDEDGYFKTGDAGYFDDDGHLIYLDRVKDLITLRSGEKFSPQYIEGRLKFCQYVQDVMAIGESDKDFVTAIVIIDFENVSRWAEKNRVHFTTYVDLTQKPEVYKIIRDEVKAVNASLPAAARIKRFVILHKAFDADEAELTRTRKLRRGALEQRYADMIEAMYSGKDSVTVSAEVKYRDGRTGRVETSVHIEDVG; encoded by the coding sequence ATGGCTGCAGTCGAAAAAGCACACAAGACAGAACCTTATTTTACCGTTCCGTACGACAAGATTGAACCGATACCGGCCGACCGCGACACGACGGCGAAGGCGTTCGTCGTCACTGCGCGGCAGATGGGCGACCGCGTCGCCATGCGCAAGAAGCGCTATGGCATCTGGCAGGAATACACGTGGTCGCACAACTTCAAGACGGTCGTCGATTTGAGCCTCGGCCTAACGGCGCTGGGCCTAAAGCGCGAAGACAAAGTCTCCATCATCGGCGAGAACGATCCGGAGTTTTACTGGGCGGAGTACGCGATTCATGCCGCTGGCGCCATCAGCGTCGCCATTTTCACCGACGCGAACTTGCAGGAACTCGGCTACATCGTCACCCACTCCGACTCGGTCTTTCTGTTCGCGCACGATCAGGAGCAGGTCGACAAGGCACTGGCCCTGCGGGACCAACTCCCGAACATCCGCAAGGTCATCTACTGGGACGACCGCGGCATGTGGAATATCGACGACCCGTGGCTGATCCGCTTCGAAGACGTGCTCGCGATGGGTCACAAGTACGGGCAGGAGCATCCCGGCGCGTTCGAGGCGATGGTCGCCCAAGGCGGCCCCGAGGATATTGCGATTTTCAGCTACACCTCCGGCACCTCCGGCGTGCCGAAAGGCGCGATGGTCCGCCACCGCAACCTGCTCTACGCCACGTGGCAAACGCGCGAGACCGTCCCGTTTACACCAGAAGACGATTACGTGTCGTTCAGCCCGCTGGCGTGGATCACCGAGCAATCGCTGGGCGTCGGCGCCCACGCGCTCAACGGCTTCAAGGTGAATTTCCCGGAAGGGCCGGAGACGGTACAGCACGATTTGCGCGAGATCGCGCCGTCGTCACTGCTGTTCCCGAGCCGCTTGTGGGAGGGGCTGGCGCGCACCATGCAGATGCGCGTCAACGACAGCTTTTGGATCAACCGTGCATTGTTCAACCGCTTCCTGCCGATCGCGTATCAGGTGATCGACCTCGAGGACGAGCGTAAGCCTATCCCCGCGCATTTGAAGTTCTTGCAGTGGCTTGGACAAGTCGCCGTGCTCGGCCCGCTGCGCGACAAGATCGGGATGACCCGGATGCGCCACGCGTTCACGTCAGGGTCGGCGCTCAGCCCGTCGGTGCTGCGTTTCTTCCGCGCCGTCGGCGTCGAGCTGCGCAGTCTGTACGGTTCGACCGAGATGCAGGGCGCGACACAGCACTTGGTCGGCCGGGTCAAGCTGGCGACCGTAGGCGAACCCAACCCGGGCGTGCTGGTCAAGATTGCCGAGGACAACGAGATTCGTGTTTTCAGCCGTACGGTGTTCGCCGGTTATTACAAGATGCCGGACAAGACCGAAGAGGCATTTGACGAAGACGGCTACTTCAAGACTGGCGACGCCGGCTACTTCGACGACGACGGCCACCTGATTTACCTCGACCGCGTGAAGGATTTGATCACGCTCAGGAGCGGCGAGAAATTCAGCCCGCAGTATATCGAGGGCCGGCTCAAGTTCTGTCAATACGTTCAGGATGTCATGGCGATCGGAGAGAGCGACAAGGACTTCGTTACGGCGATCGTGATCATCGACTTCGAGAATGTGAGCCGCTGGGCGGAGAAGAATCGCGTTCACTTCACGACCTACGTCGACCTGACGCAGAAGCCCGAGGTGTACAAAATCATCCGCGATGAGGTGAAGGCAGTCAACGCATCGCTGCCGGCTGCCGCGCGTATCAAGCGATTCGTGATCCTGCACAAGGCATTCGACGCCGACGAGGCCGAACTGACCCGCACACGAAAGCTCCGGCGCGGCGCCCTCGAACAGCGTTATGCCGACATGATCGAGGCGATGTACTCCGGTAAAGATAGCGTGACCGTATCGGCCGAGGTCAAGTACCGGGACGGTCGAACGGGACGGGTCGAGACCTCGGTTCACATTGAGGATGTCGGCTGA
- a CDS encoding ABC transporter ATP-binding protein, with amino-acid sequence MSSVKLHIDDVSLSFGGIKALQHISFDVREGEIVSVIGPNGAGKTSLINSINGFYKPQTGRILLDGQDISKLPPYRRAQLGISRTFQNIALYTNMTALDNLMAARHLHMKSNMLSGALFIGPARREEIEHRAVVEEIIEFLEMEAIRKSIVGTLSYGLRKRVELGRALALEPKLLLLDEPMAGMNQEEKEDMARFILDIHEQRRTTILLIEHDVGLVMDISNHVVALDFGQKIAEGPPAEISQNEAVIRAYLGQENE; translated from the coding sequence ATGAGTTCTGTCAAACTGCATATTGACGACGTCTCGCTCTCGTTTGGCGGGATTAAAGCCCTTCAGCACATCAGCTTCGACGTGCGCGAAGGTGAGATCGTGTCGGTAATCGGCCCGAACGGCGCCGGAAAAACCAGCCTGATCAACAGCATCAACGGCTTCTATAAGCCGCAGACCGGCCGCATTTTGTTGGATGGGCAAGACATCTCGAAACTTCCACCATACAGGCGAGCACAGCTCGGGATCAGCCGCACGTTCCAGAACATCGCGCTGTATACCAACATGACTGCGCTCGACAACCTGATGGCCGCACGGCACCTACACATGAAGAGCAACATGCTATCCGGCGCGCTGTTTATCGGGCCGGCACGGCGCGAGGAGATCGAACACCGCGCGGTTGTCGAGGAAATCATCGAATTCCTCGAGATGGAGGCCATTCGCAAGTCGATCGTCGGCACGCTGAGCTATGGTCTTCGCAAGCGAGTCGAACTGGGACGGGCGCTGGCGCTGGAGCCTAAGCTGCTGCTGCTCGACGAGCCGATGGCCGGCATGAATCAAGAAGAAAAAGAGGACATGGCGCGGTTCATCCTCGACATCCATGAACAGCGCCGTACCACCATTTTGCTCATCGAGCATGACGTCGGGCTGGTCATGGACATTTCGAACCACGTCGTCGCGCTCGATTTTGGCCAGAAGATTGCCGAGGGGCCGCCTGCCGAGATTAGCCAGAACGAGGCGGTCATCCGGGCGTATTTGGGGCAGGAGAACGAATAG
- a CDS encoding branched-chain amino acid ABC transporter permease has translation MSSNIRPSGVFDTTYSDDIALNRTRGEKAVSYGIVALLLLIPLLSLEGPFGISLIPQSLVGTIIRIAILVISVQGLNILTGYTGQVSLGHAAFMAVGAYSGAYLARQLGFSFWLALPTAALFTGLIGLLFGLPSLRVKGFYLSMATLAAQFIIPWTLRYPLEHISNGSRPLDVPIPDLFGISFGADGAMYYIVIPIAMALSLAARNISRTRTGRAMISIRDNDLAAELLGINVFSYKLQAFFLSAVYAGIAGCLMAFHTNNISLEFFAPQVSIELLAMLIIGGAGFPLGPMFGVAFVILLTQNVIPAIIPPLYSALPGLLPFLDPVNVFAALNPLLFGLALLIFLIVEPRGLAYRWEILKISWKIRPYSY, from the coding sequence ATGAGTTCGAACATTCGCCCGTCCGGCGTTTTTGACACCACCTACAGCGACGATATCGCGCTCAACCGCACGCGCGGCGAGAAGGCGGTCTCGTACGGCATCGTGGCGCTGCTGCTGCTGATCCCGCTGCTGTCGCTGGAGGGACCGTTCGGCATCTCGCTGATTCCGCAGTCGCTGGTCGGCACCATCATTCGCATCGCGATCCTTGTGATTTCCGTGCAGGGCCTCAATATCCTGACCGGCTACACCGGGCAAGTCTCGCTGGGACACGCGGCGTTCATGGCGGTCGGCGCGTACAGCGGGGCGTATCTTGCGCGCCAGCTCGGTTTTTCGTTCTGGCTGGCCCTGCCGACGGCGGCGCTGTTTACCGGACTGATCGGCTTGCTGTTCGGCCTACCGTCGCTGCGCGTTAAAGGGTTTTACCTCAGCATGGCGACGCTGGCGGCACAGTTCATCATCCCGTGGACTCTCCGCTATCCGCTCGAACACATCTCGAACGGGTCACGCCCGCTGGACGTGCCTATTCCGGACCTGTTCGGCATCAGCTTCGGCGCGGACGGCGCCATGTACTACATCGTCATCCCGATCGCCATGGCGCTTTCGCTGGCCGCGCGAAATATCAGCCGGACGCGCACAGGCCGCGCGATGATCAGCATTCGTGACAACGACCTGGCCGCCGAACTGCTCGGGATCAACGTGTTCAGCTACAAGCTGCAGGCGTTCTTCCTGAGTGCGGTCTACGCGGGCATCGCGGGCTGCCTGATGGCCTTTCACACCAACAACATCTCGCTCGAGTTCTTCGCGCCGCAAGTGTCGATCGAACTGCTGGCGATGCTAATCATTGGCGGGGCAGGGTTCCCGCTTGGGCCGATGTTCGGAGTGGCGTTCGTCATTCTGCTGACCCAGAACGTCATTCCGGCAATCATTCCGCCGCTGTACAGCGCGCTGCCCGGACTGCTGCCGTTTCTCGACCCGGTGAACGTGTTCGCGGCGCTGAACCCGCTGTTGTTCGGTCTTGCGCTGCTGATCTTCTTGATCGTCGAGCCGAGGGGGCTGGCGTATCGGTGGGAGATTCTCAAGATCAGTTGGAAGATCAGGCCGTACTCGTATTGA
- a CDS encoding ABC transporter ATP-binding protein, translating into MLSVNNVEVIYSSVILVLRGVSFSVGDGQIVSLLGPNGAGKSTTLKAISGLLRGENGEITRGSVSWHAERLDVLTAEDIVRRGLIQVVEGRPLFRHLTVEENLMTGAMAYQGARHAKTDLEQVFHFFPRLRDLRKRVSGYLSGGEGQMLVIGRALMGHPKLIMLDEPSLGLAPMLVEEIFAIVRKIREESGVGVLLVEQNARAALAIADHGYVMENGRIVLDGPAAQLRENEDIKEFYLGLNQLGERKSYREVKHYKRRKRWLG; encoded by the coding sequence ATGCTTTCTGTCAACAACGTAGAAGTCATATACAGCAGTGTGATCCTCGTATTGCGCGGCGTATCGTTCAGCGTGGGCGACGGCCAGATCGTGTCGCTGCTTGGGCCGAACGGCGCCGGCAAGTCGACGACGCTCAAGGCCATCAGCGGCCTTCTGCGCGGCGAGAACGGAGAGATCACGCGTGGCAGCGTGTCGTGGCACGCCGAACGGCTCGACGTGCTGACCGCCGAGGACATCGTCCGGCGCGGTTTGATTCAGGTGGTCGAGGGCCGGCCGCTGTTTCGTCACCTCACTGTCGAAGAGAACTTAATGACCGGAGCGATGGCGTATCAAGGCGCGCGCCATGCCAAGACCGATCTTGAACAAGTCTTCCATTTCTTTCCGCGCCTGCGGGATCTTCGCAAACGGGTCAGCGGCTATCTGTCGGGCGGCGAAGGGCAGATGCTGGTTATCGGCCGCGCCCTGATGGGCCACCCGAAGCTGATCATGCTGGACGAGCCTTCGCTCGGGCTGGCGCCGATGCTGGTCGAGGAAATCTTCGCCATCGTGCGCAAGATCCGCGAGGAGTCCGGGGTTGGGGTGCTGCTGGTGGAGCAGAACGCGCGGGCGGCGCTCGCGATTGCAGATCACGGTTATGTCATGGAGAACGGCCGCATTGTGCTCGACGGCCCCGCAGCGCAGCTTCGCGAAAACGAGGATATCAAAGAGTTTTACCTCGGCCTGAATCAGCTCGGCGAGCGGAAGAGCTACCGCGAAGTCAAGCATTACAAGCGCCGCAAGCGCTGGCTAGGCTGA
- a CDS encoding 6-phosphofructokinase yields the protein MRRVAVMTSGGDAPGMNAAIRGVVRAGLYNGWEMFGIREGFAGLMSGDYRPLGARDVGGIIQLGGTMLGSARAPEFKTAEGQAQAVAKLSQAGIDAVAVIGGNGSQTGAHALSQHGIPVVGVASTIDNDLTGSDITIGVDTALNIALEAIDRLKTTASSHRRAFLVEVMGRNCGYLALMAGIAGGAEAICIPEIPVTNEEVARVLQDAYKRGKTHGMVVVAEGASNDANELAQYLHQQTSNGVGFEVRATTLGHVQRGGIPTAYDRLLGSRLAAHAMDCLAKGQYNVLAGQLSGKMAATPLAEIAGKTKSIPAELFELAEVLAR from the coding sequence ATTCGGCGGGTTGCGGTAATGACCAGCGGTGGTGACGCACCGGGCATGAACGCGGCGATCCGCGGCGTCGTGCGGGCCGGGCTGTACAACGGTTGGGAGATGTTCGGTATCCGCGAAGGCTTTGCCGGGCTGATGTCTGGAGACTATCGGCCATTGGGCGCCCGCGACGTGGGCGGGATCATCCAGCTCGGCGGCACAATGCTCGGGAGCGCGCGCGCGCCGGAGTTCAAGACCGCGGAGGGTCAAGCGCAGGCCGTCGCCAAATTGTCGCAGGCCGGTATCGATGCGGTCGCCGTGATCGGCGGCAACGGGTCGCAGACCGGGGCGCACGCCCTGAGCCAGCACGGCATTCCTGTCGTTGGCGTCGCTTCGACCATCGACAATGACTTGACCGGATCGGACATCACCATCGGCGTAGATACGGCGCTCAACATCGCACTGGAAGCTATCGATCGGCTCAAGACCACGGCGTCGTCGCACCGCCGCGCGTTTCTCGTCGAGGTCATGGGGCGCAACTGCGGATACCTCGCGCTCATGGCAGGAATTGCCGGCGGCGCCGAAGCGATCTGCATACCCGAGATCCCAGTCACCAATGAAGAGGTCGCGCGGGTGCTGCAAGATGCGTACAAGCGCGGCAAGACACATGGCATGGTCGTCGTGGCGGAAGGCGCGTCCAACGATGCCAACGAACTGGCCCAATATCTCCATCAGCAGACCAGCAACGGTGTCGGCTTCGAAGTCCGGGCGACGACGCTCGGGCACGTGCAGCGCGGCGGCATTCCGACCGCCTATGACCGTCTGCTCGGGTCACGCCTTGCGGCCCATGCGATGGACTGTTTGGCGAAAGGTCAGTACAACGTATTGGCCGGCCAGCTAAGCGGGAAAATGGCCGCTACGCCGTTGGCCGAAATCGCTGGCAAGACCAAGTCGATTCCCGCGGAGCTGTTCGAATTGGCCGAAGTGCTGGCGCGGTAA
- a CDS encoding response regulator, with protein sequence MSRLLKMLLELEGFAVESAPNGAAALALTEQQSPDVVMVDFHLNDMTGLELISKFREREHLASTPVLVASGKDIEPEARKAGATEFLLKPFEPDDLIAALRRLAAAPRT encoded by the coding sequence ATGTCCCGGCTTCTCAAGATGCTGCTTGAATTGGAGGGTTTCGCTGTCGAGTCTGCGCCAAACGGGGCGGCGGCGCTTGCCCTCACCGAACAGCAGTCCCCAGACGTCGTGATGGTCGACTTCCATCTCAACGATATGACCGGCCTCGAGCTGATCTCGAAATTCCGCGAGCGCGAACATCTAGCCTCTACACCGGTGCTCGTCGCTTCGGGCAAGGATATCGAGCCTGAGGCACGCAAGGCCGGCGCGACCGAATTTCTGCTCAAGCCATTCGAACCCGACGACCTGATTGCCGCGCTCAGGCGGCTTGCTGCGGCCCCGCGCACCTAA
- a CDS encoding branched-chain amino acid ABC transporter permease gives MSTFAQTQNPTPSSAFDARRAIKWFLIAAAVLAFLIWLAPYGMAQKPGRLVESAIRGVLVGGVYSLVALGIVIINKASGVFNFAHGYMMLAGGLIFHAFFSVTQVLLVPAFLFSAFVVFMLVTLNGWRMLRDPRRLVVGAVGTAVLTAVLLLPGQEWQLIRGFIGGGLGAAALGLAVERFTIRPLIGQPLFTAVLMTLAVGEVLHGLTQMVWGSVEIPLPVFDVLKRIGLPERFSIDGADTWLDVARIIFNLELVVAFALAVLAFVAFVLFFRFTNVGLAMRATAENQQLAQSVGLRVRVILAVAWAIAALLAAVAGIAQGGATSLSQNLPGLAFYAFPAVLLGGLESIGGAFVGGIVVGFVQEMSRRLFPGLQVDTELAPYLVLMLVLVIRPDGLFGQKRIERI, from the coding sequence ATGTCCACGTTTGCACAGACACAGAACCCGACCCCATCTTCTGCGTTCGATGCCCGGCGTGCGATCAAGTGGTTCCTGATCGCAGCGGCAGTGCTGGCGTTCCTGATCTGGCTGGCGCCATACGGCATGGCACAGAAGCCCGGGCGGTTGGTGGAGTCGGCGATTCGCGGTGTGCTGGTCGGCGGGGTGTATTCGCTCGTCGCCCTCGGCATCGTGATCATCAATAAGGCTTCGGGCGTCTTCAACTTCGCGCACGGCTACATGATGCTGGCCGGCGGCCTGATCTTCCACGCGTTCTTCAGCGTCACGCAGGTCTTACTGGTACCCGCCTTTCTGTTCAGCGCGTTCGTCGTGTTTATGCTGGTTACACTTAACGGGTGGCGAATGCTGCGCGATCCGCGCCGGTTGGTCGTTGGCGCGGTCGGTACGGCAGTGCTCACCGCGGTACTTCTGCTGCCCGGTCAGGAGTGGCAGTTGATCCGCGGGTTTATCGGCGGCGGGCTTGGCGCGGCGGCACTCGGGCTGGCGGTCGAACGCTTTACGATCCGCCCCCTGATTGGACAACCGCTGTTCACCGCCGTGCTGATGACCCTTGCTGTGGGCGAAGTTCTGCACGGATTGACACAGATGGTATGGGGCAGCGTCGAGATCCCGCTGCCGGTGTTCGATGTGCTCAAGCGCATCGGTCTGCCGGAACGGTTCAGCATCGACGGAGCGGATACGTGGCTAGACGTTGCGCGAATCATATTTAACCTCGAGCTGGTCGTGGCATTCGCGTTGGCGGTGCTGGCCTTCGTCGCATTCGTGCTGTTCTTCCGGTTTACGAACGTCGGCCTCGCGATGCGTGCGACGGCCGAGAATCAACAGCTTGCCCAGTCGGTCGGCTTGCGCGTTCGCGTAATCCTCGCCGTGGCGTGGGCGATCGCAGCACTGCTGGCGGCTGTCGCGGGGATCGCGCAGGGCGGCGCCACGAGCCTGAGCCAAAACCTTCCGGGCTTGGCGTTCTACGCCTTTCCGGCCGTGCTGCTCGGCGGGCTGGAGTCGATTGGCGGTGCATTCGTGGGCGGGATCGTCGTTGGCTTTGTGCAGGAAATGAGCCGTCGTCTGTTCCCCGGCCTTCAGGTCGACACCGAACTGGCGCCGTATCTAGTGTTGATGTTGGTGCTGGTGATCCGGCCCGATGGCCTGTTCGGACAGAAACGAATTGAACGAATTTAG
- a CDS encoding alpha/beta hydrolase, protein MQTGTTRTFDGLKLHTLDSPVENAKGVVYIVHGINEHIGRYAHVVDFLNRRGYAVYGHDHRGHGRSEGERAMFDSFDQPVADLKARVDDVRSRHPGVPVFIYGHSMGSLISTLFVAQHPDGLAGWVSTGSPLWFDKKFPGFVQTLLRAAARVVPNFKAIPIDADSVSRDEAVVKAYKADPLNVIERTRLAMAVHGAEALERARQSVASITLPVLIVHGEADRITPLAGSRYLYDHIGSADKTLRTIPAAYHEVHNEPEQQDVLNEIAAWLDAHG, encoded by the coding sequence ATGCAGACCGGTACTACACGCACATTCGACGGCTTGAAGCTGCACACACTCGATTCACCGGTCGAGAACGCGAAAGGCGTCGTCTATATCGTCCACGGAATTAACGAACACATCGGCCGATATGCGCACGTCGTCGATTTCTTGAATCGCCGCGGCTACGCGGTGTACGGACACGATCATCGCGGCCACGGGAGAAGTGAAGGCGAGCGGGCAATGTTCGACTCGTTCGATCAGCCGGTCGCCGACCTCAAGGCGCGGGTCGACGACGTCAGATCGCGCCATCCGGGTGTACCTGTCTTCATCTACGGACATAGCATGGGATCGCTGATCAGCACGTTGTTCGTCGCGCAGCATCCCGACGGTCTAGCCGGCTGGGTATCTACCGGGTCGCCCCTGTGGTTTGACAAGAAGTTTCCGGGCTTCGTGCAGACATTGCTTCGCGCTGCGGCCCGCGTTGTGCCGAACTTCAAGGCCATCCCGATCGATGCGGACTCGGTGAGCCGTGACGAGGCGGTTGTGAAAGCTTACAAGGCCGATCCCCTGAATGTAATTGAGCGCACCCGACTCGCCATGGCTGTCCACGGAGCTGAAGCGCTGGAGCGTGCCCGTCAATCGGTCGCGTCGATCACACTACCCGTGCTCATTGTCCACGGTGAAGCAGATCGCATAACGCCACTGGCGGGAAGCAGGTACCTGTACGACCACATCGGCAGCGCGGACAAGACTCTACGGACAATTCCGGCGGCTTATCACGAAGTCCACAACGAGCCGGAACAACAGGACGTGCTGAACGAGATTGCTGCATGGCTGGACGCGCATGGCTAG
- a CDS encoding ABC transporter substrate-binding protein — protein sequence MRKALLLILLAVLIVVPVGAQEEGLPDFVERTACEVDLTGQTIPIYHFGDISGSFAFITQPLLAGLGDAISYYNERGGVCGATFEQINRDTAGDPAQSQAAYDDFSNRDPKPDLLILYASADSELLRTQLAEDEIPVLISAGSVDGLYGENADAPGWVFASNPIYVDQIGDFCEFVGANPEMYPDPVIGYISWPGAFGEAAYKPESIAHCEAAGVEVLDTPEYFLPSATDISTNVQNLVDNGANILYTNSLASGPALVAKTVVDLGLEDDVQLAGVNWALDTSVALLSRSSIGSDGLPAANGYVGSLPFRWYSEREHPGIQLVLSQFAANERTLPQQNISYLLGWATVDTYAELYTQAANQAGSLDAIDGALMYSIIEAVDYYPLDLYHLNYPEGLRSTSANRMAMLRYVNADMTGPATSGDDALKVDPGDGTTLFVPLLIPLEDFAPAPDLRPGM from the coding sequence ATGCGCAAAGCACTTCTGTTGATCCTTCTTGCCGTGCTGATCGTCGTGCCGGTCGGTGCGCAGGAAGAAGGGCTGCCCGACTTTGTCGAGCGCACCGCGTGCGAAGTCGACCTGACGGGACAAACGATTCCGATCTATCACTTCGGTGATATCAGCGGTTCGTTCGCGTTCATCACCCAGCCGCTGCTGGCGGGCTTGGGCGACGCGATCAGTTACTACAACGAGCGCGGCGGCGTGTGCGGCGCGACGTTCGAGCAGATCAACCGTGACACGGCGGGCGATCCGGCTCAGTCGCAGGCAGCGTATGACGACTTCAGCAACCGTGATCCTAAGCCCGATCTGTTGATCCTGTACGCCAGCGCGGACAGCGAACTGCTGCGCACGCAGTTGGCCGAGGATGAGATTCCCGTACTGATTTCGGCCGGTTCGGTCGACGGTCTGTACGGTGAAAACGCCGACGCACCCGGCTGGGTCTTCGCCAGCAATCCAATTTATGTCGACCAGATCGGCGACTTCTGCGAGTTCGTTGGCGCCAACCCGGAGATGTATCCGGACCCGGTTATCGGCTACATCTCGTGGCCGGGGGCGTTCGGTGAGGCCGCCTACAAGCCCGAGTCGATCGCGCATTGCGAAGCGGCGGGTGTCGAAGTGCTCGATACGCCGGAGTACTTCCTGCCGTCGGCCACCGATATCAGCACCAACGTGCAGAACCTCGTCGATAACGGCGCCAACATCCTGTACACCAATTCGCTCGCCAGCGGCCCGGCGCTCGTCGCCAAGACGGTCGTCGACCTCGGTTTGGAAGACGACGTTCAGCTCGCGGGCGTGAACTGGGCGTTGGACACGTCGGTCGCGCTGCTCAGCCGCTCGTCGATCGGGAGCGACGGCCTGCCCGCTGCCAACGGCTACGTCGGTTCGCTGCCGTTCCGTTGGTACAGCGAGCGCGAGCATCCGGGAATCCAGTTGGTCCTGTCGCAGTTCGCGGCCAACGAACGCACGCTGCCGCAGCAGAACATTTCGTATCTGCTCGGTTGGGCGACGGTCGATACCTACGCCGAGCTGTATACACAGGCGGCAAATCAGGCCGGCAGTCTTGACGCCATCGATGGCGCGCTGATGTACTCCATCATCGAGGCCGTCGACTACTATCCGCTCGACCTGTATCACCTGAATTACCCGGAAGGTCTGCGTTCGACCAGCGCCAACCGCATGGCGATGCTGCGCTACGTCAACGCCGACATGACCGGGCCGGCTACCAGCGGCGACGACGCCCTGAAGGTCGATCCGGGCGACGGTACGACGCTGTTCGTCCCGCTGCTTATCCCGCTCGAGGACTTTGCGCCCGCGCCGGACTTGCGCCCGGGCATGTAG